From a region of the Rouxiella sp. S1S-2 genome:
- a CDS encoding creatininase family protein encodes MKISEMNWQQLESYLATDDRVIVPLGSTEQHAYLSLSVDSILAEKVATESAEPFGIPVFPVMPFGMTPAFSDYPGTISLSMQTYIGLIYDILNNLKRQGFRRILFVNGHGGNSPAQNIIGEWMVNNPGITVQLHNWWNAPKTWEKVASIDPVASHASWMENFPWTRLPGVAMPEERKPMLDLVALRKLDPTQARAYLGDGNYGGFYQRADDEMLAIWQTAVAEIRDVISAL; translated from the coding sequence ATGAAAATCAGTGAGATGAACTGGCAACAGTTAGAAAGCTATCTTGCCACCGACGACAGGGTTATTGTGCCGCTTGGCAGTACCGAGCAGCACGCCTACCTCAGCCTTTCGGTGGATTCGATTTTGGCAGAGAAGGTCGCAACAGAGTCCGCAGAGCCTTTCGGTATTCCCGTTTTTCCGGTCATGCCTTTCGGAATGACGCCCGCGTTTAGCGACTATCCCGGCACCATCAGTCTGAGTATGCAAACCTATATTGGCTTAATCTACGACATTCTTAACAATCTGAAACGACAGGGTTTTCGTCGTATTTTGTTTGTAAACGGTCACGGTGGAAATTCACCGGCGCAGAACATTATCGGCGAATGGATGGTCAATAATCCGGGTATCACGGTGCAACTGCACAACTGGTGGAATGCACCGAAAACCTGGGAAAAAGTCGCTTCTATCGACCCCGTTGCCTCACATGCTTCGTGGATGGAAAACTTCCCCTGGACGCGTTTGCCGGGCGTAGCCATGCCAGAAGAACGTAAACCGATGCTCGATTTGGTGGCGCTACGCAAACTTGACCCCACGCAGGCGCGGGCCTATCTCGGTGACGGCAACTACGGCGGTTTTTATCAGCGTGCCGACGACGAGATGCTGGCTATTTGGCAAACCGCAGTGGCTGAAATTCGCGACGTTATCAGCGCGCTTTAA
- a CDS encoding GntR family transcriptional regulator, whose product MEFHLDRNSSIPLGAQLRGMIEYAITFGALKPGEQLPSVREMADLIGVAPMTVAQVYRELKAAELVYSKPGAGTFIADASSLLGSSSQNLDELHRHLDALINCGMLMGFSASDLGALVSNRFSERQRQLKKKTVFLIGNFIDAARDYAQCISETLGEIAQVEATTITELKNDELLLQRAGDADLLLTFAHRRREVSVLLPGLPLLNISFIPSETTRRSLASLEPLTRTLVVSIFPEFTSLMTRGVERFAPHVTQVIVVHRDDPQLSELIKETDALVYATGAQDLTSQLSEGQQSFEYRHVPDAGEIQRVVVPLLQQGILQASNTGDRNENQ is encoded by the coding sequence ATGGAATTCCACCTCGACCGTAACTCTTCTATTCCGTTGGGCGCTCAACTGCGCGGAATGATTGAATATGCGATCACTTTTGGCGCACTAAAGCCCGGCGAACAGCTTCCGTCGGTCAGGGAAATGGCCGATTTAATCGGCGTGGCGCCAATGACTGTGGCTCAGGTTTATCGCGAATTGAAAGCGGCCGAACTGGTTTATAGCAAACCGGGAGCCGGTACGTTTATTGCGGATGCGTCTTCGTTATTAGGTTCGTCGAGCCAGAATCTCGATGAGCTGCATCGCCATCTGGATGCTCTGATTAATTGTGGCATGCTGATGGGGTTTAGCGCCTCAGATTTGGGTGCGCTGGTCAGTAATCGATTCAGTGAAAGACAGCGTCAGCTCAAAAAGAAAACCGTGTTTTTGATCGGTAATTTTATCGACGCCGCGCGCGACTATGCGCAGTGTATCAGTGAAACACTGGGTGAAATCGCACAGGTTGAAGCGACTACCATTACAGAATTAAAAAACGATGAGCTACTGCTTCAACGCGCTGGCGACGCCGACCTGTTGCTGACCTTCGCCCATCGCCGGCGCGAAGTCAGCGTGCTTTTGCCCGGACTGCCGCTGCTGAACATCAGCTTTATTCCTTCTGAAACCACCCGCCGCTCTCTGGCCTCGCTCGAGCCGCTGACCCGCACGCTGGTGGTGTCTATTTTTCCAGAGTTTACGTCGTTGATGACCCGCGGCGTAGAGCGTTTTGCACCTCATGTCACCCAGGTCATCGTGGTCCACCGCGATGATCCTCAGCTGTCAGAGCTTATAAAAGAGACCGATGCACTGGTGTATGCCACCGGCGCTCAGGATCTCACCTCTCAGCTGAGTGAAGGGCAGCAATCCTTTGAATACAGGCACGTTCCTGATGCAGGCGAGATCCAGCGAGTTGTGGTTCCGCTACTGCAGCAGGGCATTCTACAAGCGTCCAACACCGGGGACCGCAATGAAAATCAGTGA
- a CDS encoding ABC transporter substrate-binding protein, giving the protein MKVKPKLTLMALLAVGALGVLSAQAAEVVQRGGTLIYGRYADSNFLEPVLNESNNDIWILSNLYDTLLLPTSDGKGIKPGLATAWKLSDDGKSVTLTLRPETKFSDGSPITAEDVKWSLERAAKPGNGVWQFLVSAIDNVTITDPHTVVIHLSHPDPAILSALTVFNTAIMPEKQFEAEPGATDHDKATAFAEHPVGSGPFILKSWQHNSTMTLVRNPYYWAKGADGKSLPYLDGIKFEIVPDDATRILKLQSGELDGAEFIPYSRVKELQGNPALNMVLFPSTRVEVASVNARPEIDGKPNPLANPKVRQALNYATDKDGIIQLVTFGLGKPMTSFMSTSTPLSYGNKPLYPVDVEKAQALMKEAGYADGFSTSMNILAGNEDSLSIATALQQMWSQIGIKLTINQMDNATLNNNYRKANFSTRLGPWTDDIADPNEITSYYAYSKNIQALHSGWKSDELDQLFEASQKETNPEKRAEQYKKIQAIYNASGPTIPLYESSYPVALKKDVQGFVQIPLGNNIFTDTWLKK; this is encoded by the coding sequence ATGAAAGTTAAGCCTAAATTGACATTAATGGCATTATTGGCAGTCGGTGCACTCGGTGTACTCTCTGCGCAGGCAGCCGAAGTAGTACAGCGCGGCGGCACCCTGATTTATGGCCGCTATGCCGACAGTAATTTTCTCGAACCGGTTTTAAACGAAAGTAACAATGATATCTGGATACTTTCCAACCTGTACGACACGTTGCTACTGCCCACCAGCGACGGCAAAGGCATCAAGCCCGGTCTCGCCACCGCCTGGAAGCTTTCAGATGATGGCAAAAGCGTCACCCTTACCCTGCGCCCCGAGACTAAATTCTCCGACGGCTCACCCATTACCGCAGAAGACGTAAAATGGTCGCTAGAACGCGCCGCTAAACCGGGCAACGGCGTATGGCAATTTTTGGTCAGCGCAATCGATAACGTGACCATCACTGACCCGCACACCGTGGTCATCCACCTGTCTCATCCCGACCCGGCCATTCTCAGCGCGCTGACGGTTTTCAACACCGCCATCATGCCCGAAAAACAGTTCGAGGCTGAACCGGGTGCGACTGATCATGATAAGGCCACCGCCTTTGCAGAGCATCCTGTTGGTTCGGGTCCGTTTATCCTGAAATCGTGGCAGCACAACTCGACCATGACGCTGGTGCGCAACCCCTACTATTGGGCAAAAGGCGCAGACGGGAAGTCGCTGCCCTACCTCGACGGCATCAAGTTCGAAATTGTGCCTGATGACGCGACGCGTATTTTGAAACTGCAGTCTGGCGAGCTCGACGGCGCTGAATTTATTCCTTATTCACGTGTAAAAGAGCTACAGGGCAATCCGGCGCTAAATATGGTGCTGTTCCCTTCAACACGTGTTGAAGTGGCCAGCGTCAATGCGCGCCCCGAGATTGACGGCAAGCCAAATCCCCTGGCGAATCCGAAAGTGCGTCAGGCGCTGAACTACGCGACCGACAAAGACGGAATTATCCAGTTGGTGACCTTTGGCCTGGGTAAACCGATGACGTCGTTTATGTCGACCTCAACCCCGCTGAGCTATGGCAACAAACCGCTCTATCCGGTCGACGTTGAAAAAGCGCAGGCGCTGATGAAAGAGGCCGGTTATGCCGATGGTTTCAGCACCAGCATGAACATTTTGGCAGGCAACGAAGACAGCCTGAGCATTGCTACCGCGCTGCAGCAAATGTGGTCGCAAATTGGCATTAAACTCACCATTAATCAGATGGATAACGCCACGCTCAATAACAACTATCGTAAAGCCAATTTCAGCACGCGCCTTGGGCCGTGGACCGACGACATTGCCGATCCAAACGAAATTACGTCGTACTACGCCTATTCCAAAAATATTCAGGCGCTGCACTCCGGTTGGAAAAGTGACGAGCTGGATCAATTGTTTGAAGCGTCGCAGAAAGAGACCAACCCGGAGAAGCGCGCAGAACAGTACAAGAAGATTCAGGCTATTTACAACGCCAGCGGCCCCACTATTCCGCTGTATGAGAGCTCCTACCCTGTGGCACTTAAAAAAGACGTGCAGGGATTTGTGCAGATCCCACTGGGTAACAACATCTTCACTGATACCTGGCTGAAGAAATAA
- a CDS encoding ABC transporter permease, whose protein sequence is MTEFSYILKRILLIIPTLLVILVVTFTIVRLLPGDPASAMIGDRATDADVARINKELGLDQPLPVQFLYFVRQVATGNLGNSYAMHAPVTSVIAERLPVTLLLTAMAAFFSIVMAIPLAFISALRRNSAADVTIRGASQITLSMPSFYIGLVLLTIFAAQLHWFPVGGYGDTFGQRIYHLFLPAITLAVSITSVLIGSLRNSIIAVLDAEYVTFARAKGLSSRVVLMRHVLRNSLIPMLSLFALNISTTIGSAVITETVFAVPGIARLMVDSIFSRDYPMIQGLVIVLSVLVSLIFLVTDIIQVMIDPRRAR, encoded by the coding sequence GTGACAGAGTTTTCATACATTTTAAAGCGCATCCTATTAATTATTCCCACGCTGCTGGTTATTTTGGTGGTGACGTTTACCATCGTGCGTCTGCTGCCGGGTGATCCGGCCAGTGCGATGATTGGCGACCGCGCAACAGATGCCGACGTCGCGCGCATTAATAAAGAGTTGGGCCTCGACCAGCCGCTGCCAGTGCAGTTTCTCTATTTTGTTCGCCAAGTGGCGACGGGCAATCTCGGCAACTCTTACGCCATGCACGCGCCGGTGACCTCGGTTATTGCCGAACGTCTGCCGGTCACGCTGCTTCTGACCGCAATGGCGGCCTTTTTCTCGATTGTGATGGCTATTCCGCTGGCGTTTATTTCGGCGCTCAGACGCAACAGCGCCGCCGACGTGACGATTCGCGGCGCGTCGCAAATTACGCTGTCGATGCCGTCCTTTTATATCGGACTGGTTTTATTAACCATTTTCGCCGCCCAGCTGCACTGGTTCCCGGTGGGAGGCTACGGCGACACCTTCGGGCAGAGAATTTACCACCTGTTTTTACCGGCTATCACGCTGGCGGTGAGCATCACGTCGGTATTGATTGGCAGCCTGCGGAACTCGATTATTGCCGTGCTCGATGCTGAATACGTCACCTTTGCCCGTGCAAAAGGACTGAGCAGCCGCGTGGTACTGATGCGACACGTGTTGCGTAACTCACTGATCCCGATGTTGAGCCTGTTTGCACTTAATATCAGCACCACGATTGGCAGCGCGGTAATTACTGAAACGGTCTTTGCCGTGCCGGGCATCGCACGCCTGATGGTCGACAGTATTTTCAGCCGTGATTACCCGATGATTCAGGGGCTGGTGATTGTGCTGTCTGTCCTGGTGTCGCTGATTTTTCTGGTGACCGACATCATTCAGGTGATGATTGACCCGAGGAGAGCAAGATGA
- a CDS encoding ketopantoate reductase family protein — MSIATLFEEEPFPNEPQALSPIVVWGAGAIGGAIGASFIEAGQPVIFVDNVAEHVAAMNLHGLRITGPLGDKTVPAQAFMPEDLDGNYQCVLLAVKSHHTAAAIKQIAPLLAPHGYVVSMQNGLNEHVIAEVIGAERTVGAFLNFGADFIEPGVIHHGGRGAVVIGELDAITRPRTEALYTLLLHFDPAAVLTPNIWGFLWAKMIYGALLFATALTDDSIADVLAMPRFRPLLTSLAREIGAVAHAQGIELQGFDGFDPSAFLPDASAEHTQQSFDDMVAHNRRSAKSHSGIWRDLAVRKRQTEVDAQIAPAIDIGIGFDLTMPLTTRLVELIHLIECGELPQSLDTLALLEHSYTV; from the coding sequence ATGTCGATAGCCACTTTGTTTGAAGAAGAGCCCTTTCCCAATGAGCCACAGGCGCTATCCCCAATTGTGGTATGGGGCGCGGGCGCGATTGGCGGCGCGATAGGCGCATCCTTTATTGAAGCCGGTCAGCCGGTGATATTTGTGGATAACGTCGCCGAGCACGTGGCGGCAATGAATTTGCACGGCCTGCGCATCACCGGGCCATTGGGTGATAAAACCGTTCCGGCGCAGGCTTTCATGCCAGAAGATCTCGACGGTAATTATCAATGTGTACTTTTGGCGGTTAAGTCTCACCACACGGCGGCGGCGATTAAACAAATAGCGCCACTGCTTGCCCCGCATGGCTATGTAGTATCGATGCAAAACGGGCTAAATGAGCATGTTATTGCCGAAGTAATAGGTGCAGAACGGACGGTGGGTGCCTTTCTGAATTTTGGTGCCGACTTTATCGAACCGGGCGTTATCCACCACGGCGGACGAGGTGCGGTGGTTATCGGTGAGCTCGATGCCATTACGCGGCCGCGCACCGAGGCGTTGTATACCCTGCTGCTGCATTTTGATCCCGCGGCCGTGCTCACGCCCAACATCTGGGGATTCCTGTGGGCGAAAATGATTTATGGTGCGCTGCTTTTTGCCACTGCCTTGACCGATGACAGCATTGCCGATGTGCTGGCGATGCCGCGATTTCGTCCGTTGTTGACTTCGCTAGCACGCGAAATTGGTGCGGTTGCCCACGCGCAGGGTATTGAGCTGCAAGGCTTTGACGGCTTTGATCCCTCGGCATTTTTACCCGATGCCAGTGCTGAACATACGCAGCAGTCCTTTGACGATATGGTGGCGCACAACCGTCGTTCGGCGAAGTCTCACTCAGGTATTTGGCGCGATTTGGCTGTACGCAAACGCCAAACCGAAGTCGATGCGCAGATTGCCCCGGCCATTGATATCGGCATCGGCTTTGATCTGACGATGCCACTCACCACGCGACTGGTTGAGCTTATACACCTGATTGAATGCGGTGAACTGCCGCAATCGTTAGACACGCTGGCACTGCTTGAACACTCTTATACTGT